DNA from Evansella sp. LMS18:
GCGGGTATGTGAGACGTTCTCGCGTTACCTTTCTTCTCTCTTTTCTTTTAGTTCGGGTACGCTGGACACTCCAGCGTTACCTTTCTTCTCTCTTTTCTCTTAGTTCGGGTACGCTGGACACTCCAGCATTACCTTTCTTCACTTGTTTCTCTTAGTTCGGGTACGCTGGACACTCCAGCATTACCTTTCTTCACTTGTTTCTCTTAATTCGGGCATGATGGACACTCCAGCATTACCTTTCTTCACTTGTTTCTCTTAATTCGGGCATGATGGACACTCCAGCATTACCTTTCTTCACTTGTTTCTCTTAATTCGGGCATGATGGAACCTCCAGCGTTACCTTTCTTCACTTGTTTCTTTTAATTCGGGCATGATGGAACCTCCAGCGTTACCTTTCTTCACTTGTTTCTCTTAATTCGGGCATGCTGGAACCTCCAGCGTTACCTTTCTTCTCTCTTTTCTCTTAATTCGGGCATGATGGAACCTCCAGCGTTACCTTTCTTCACTTGTTTCTCTTAGTTCGGGCATGCTGGAACCTCCAGCGTTACCTTTCTTCTCTCTTTTCTCTTAATTCGGGCATGCTGGAACCTCTAGCGTTACCTTTCTTCTCTCTTTTCTCTTAGTTCGGGCATGCGAGATGTTCCAGATGATTAATTCAGATAATTACATATTAGAAGATAATTGATTTTTTCAATAGATCTCTTGTCAATGGCCATCTGTGCCTGGGGCTCGCGCTCCTCGGCACAAATATGGGGGGGGTACTGGAAAAACTCACATGTGTCAGGTAATTTATCGGCTGGCCTGCGATGTCTTTCGTCCTCGCATTTTTACGCTCCGCGTAAAAAAAGGACCGGAAAAGAAATGCTGCCTTGATGAATGAATCCATCGGCAGATTTCTTTTCCAGTCCTTGGTCAGTCGATAAAATTAGTGGTTGTCTGTGAGTTTTTCCAGTGCTTTTTGGGCGGCCATTTGCTCGGCTTCTTTTTTTGATCTGCCGGTTCCGGCGCCTAGTTCTTCTTCTTCGAGCCATACTTCCGAAACGAATTCCCTTGCGTGGGCGGGGCCTTTTTCCTGTACGATTTTGTATTGGATGTGGCCTTGTCCTTCCCGCTGAATGAGTTCCTGCAGCTGGGATTTGAAATCCATCATATGGGAGTATTCGCCTTCTTCGATTTTAGGGTAGACATGTTCTTCAAGGAACTTGTATACAGCTTCCATTCCCTGATCGAGGTAAAGGGCGCCGATAAAAGATTCGAATACGTCTGCAAGGAGTGCGGGACGTTTTCTTCCGCCTGTCATTTCTTCTCCTTTACCGAGGAGGACATAATCGCCGAAGTGGAGATGATCGGCTGTTTTTGCCAATGATGGTTCACATACGATTGCAGCTCTGAGTTTGGTCATCTCACCTTCACTCATATTCGGATATTTCTTGTAGAGGTACTGAGAGATGGCCAATTCCAAAACTGCATCGCCTAAAAATTCCAGCCGTTCATTGTCATCATGCGGCCGTATTCTGTGCTCGTTTACATAGGATGAATGCGTGAAGGCTTGTATAAACAGGTCTTCGTTATCAAAATGAATATCTATGGAAGATAGAAACTGGCGGTACTTCTGTTTTTGGGCCTTCGTCATTTGAAGCTTTCTTGCTGGGCGTTTTATTCCTCTTCTTTGAATCTTTCGTGATTGTTGCATGAGAACCCCCGTCGCTTTGTCTCAATTTGACAGTTTAGTCTGCTCTTGTCTGAGCTTTTTAATATAATAGCGTCGTTAAGCATTATTGAAAGCCCAAGCCCGGTTAGGGGCTTGGGTTTAAAACTATTGATGACGCTCTATGTATTGAATCACGTCACCTACAGTAGAGATTTTTTCAGCATCTTCATCGGAAATTTCCAAGTCAAACTCGTCTTCTAACTCCATAACAAGCTCAACTACATCCAAGGAGTCTGCTCCTAAATCATCTTTAAACGTAGCTTCCGGCTTCACTTCTGATTCATCTACGCCAAGACGATCTGAAACGATTTTCGCAACGCGGTCAAGAATTGCTGCCATTACACTCACCTCCTCTCAAGTAATTATAGGATAAACAGGTGAAAAAAACTAGTTAGATTTCAACTTAGTGCCAATTTAGGCATTTTCTTTTTCCATCTGTGTTTACTGGGGTTTTATCCCGATGTAACCGTCCGTAAAACTCCCTCCTCAAAACAGGAGTGGAAACGAAGAGGTTCAGGCGGGAGATAACGGACGCTAACATCCCGATTGGTTCAGCTAACAATCAGTGGGGGATGGATTCCCCCCACTGATTGAAGGTTCACTTTATTGCATTACCATACCGCCGTCCACATGAAGTGTCTGCCCTGTCATATAGGAAGACGCGTCGCTGGCAAGAAATACTGCCGCATCTGCTACCTGCTCGGGGGTTCCCAGCTTCCCAAGGGGAATCTGCTTCAGCATTTCACTGGTAACTTCTTCGGACAGAGCTTCCGTCATATCTGTCTCAATAAAGCCGGGAGCAATAGAGTTAACATTAATATTCCTGTTTGCAAGTTCCCTTGCCATCGATTTTGTTAAACCAATAACCCCGGCTTTACTTGCCACATAATTAGCCTGTCCGGCATTCCCGAGAACTCCGACTACGGAGGAGATGTTTATAATTCTCCCGTAACGCTGCTTCATCATCGGGCGGGTAACCGCCTTAGAA
Protein-coding regions in this window:
- the rnc gene encoding ribonuclease III; the encoded protein is MQQSRKIQRRGIKRPARKLQMTKAQKQKYRQFLSSIDIHFDNEDLFIQAFTHSSYVNEHRIRPHDDNERLEFLGDAVLELAISQYLYKKYPNMSEGEMTKLRAAIVCEPSLAKTADHLHFGDYVLLGKGEEMTGGRKRPALLADVFESFIGALYLDQGMEAVYKFLEEHVYPKIEEGEYSHMMDFKSQLQELIQREGQGHIQYKIVQEKGPAHAREFVSEVWLEEEELGAGTGRSKKEAEQMAAQKALEKLTDNH
- the acpP gene encoding acyl carrier protein — encoded protein: MAAILDRVAKIVSDRLGVDESEVKPEATFKDDLGADSLDVVELVMELEDEFDLEISDEDAEKISTVGDVIQYIERHQ
- the fabG gene encoding 3-oxoacyl-[acyl-carrier-protein] reductase — translated: MKGQNALVTGGSRGIGRAICIALAKQGVNVAVNYSGSKEKAEAVAEECRSYDVKAFALQANVADSEAVNGMVKTAIEEFGSLEILVNNAGITKDTLIMRMKEADFDAVIETNLKGVFNCSKAVTRPMMKQRYGRIINISSVVGVLGNAGQANYVASKAGVIGLTKSMARELANRNINVNSIAPGFIETDMTEALSEEVTSEMLKQIPLGKLGTPEQVADAAVFLASDASSYMTGQTLHVDGGMVMQ